From Poecile atricapillus isolate bPoeAtr1 chromosome Z, bPoeAtr1.hap1, whole genome shotgun sequence, one genomic window encodes:
- the LOC131573282 gene encoding heme-binding protein 1, whose product MLGMVKNSLLSTVEAWPYRLLSKGEKDQVSYEERACEGGRFAAVELVGKAFDEASKEGAVKLLKYVGGSNDKGVGMGMTAPVSITAFPAEDGSFQQKVKVSLRIPSQFQDNPPCPTDESIKIEERQGMTIYSTQFGGYAKEADYISYAAKLQAALGSDATYRKDFYLCNGYDPPMKPYGRRNEVWFVKE is encoded by the exons ATGCTGGGCATGGTGAAGAACTCGCTGCTGAGCACGGTGGAGGCATGGCCCTACCGCCTGCTGAGCAAGGGAGAGAAG GATCAGGTCAGCTACGAGGAGAGGGCGTGCGAGGGCGGCAGGTTCGCGGCGGTGGAGCTGGTGGGAAAAGCGTTCGACGAAGCCTCGAAGGAAGGGGCAGTCAAGCTCCTCAAGTACGTCGGAGGAAGCAACGACAAGG GGGTTGGAATGGGCATGACTGCTCCTGTCTCCAtcactgcttttcctgctgaagATGGCTCCTTTCAGCAGAAGGTGAAAGTCTCTCTGCGGATCCCAAGCCAGTTTCAAGACAACCCTCCTTGTCCTACTGATGAAAGCATTAAGATTGAAGAAAGACAGGGGATGACCATTTATTCCAC GCAGTTTGGTGGCTATGCCAAAGAGGCAGATTACATCAGCTATGCTGCCAAgctgcaggctgctctggggagtGATGCTACATACCGCAAGGATTTCTACTTGTGCAATGGCTATGACCCCCCCATGAAGCCTTACGGACGCCGCAATGAGGTCTGGTTTGTGAAGGAATGA